In Manis pentadactyla isolate mManPen7 chromosome 3, mManPen7.hap1, whole genome shotgun sequence, a single window of DNA contains:
- the CYLC2 gene encoding LOW QUALITY PROTEIN: cylicin-2 (The sequence of the model RefSeq protein was modified relative to this genomic sequence to represent the inferred CDS: substituted 3 bases at 3 genomic stop codons), with translation MPRLFGHATAGLHKPLLVPSVPTGARICSRSLPVLPSPAHAATLPLLGQCSGSAPVGGTTDLGYNDNYIPVSELSKKSXNQQHFALAFTKPPWPEKKKRXKPPQLQDGTIPKYDEDKLREGPKXPLWMHHSLMTTSERPSVYLAARRQPPHKPTQHSKGYAKVPSTEKTVSLEVEAETIKKDSKKDSDTKGEDVTKVDDIKDKKDSKKIKESTTESEDEKKDAKKDKDEKKDAKKSSEKSDESQEKKDAKKDAKKKESKKDKKDEKKSSETDSEPKDDTKKKAKKETVLETAEAKKNAKKDAKKNAKKDAKKGKQALDNNSKAYLMKQC, from the exons ATGCCCCGGCTGTTCGGTCACGCCACTGCAGGCTTGCACAAGCCTCTTCTAGTCCCGTCTGTCCCCACtggtgcacggatctgctccAGGTCCCTTCCGGTGCTGCCGTCCCCGGcacatgctgccactctcccactactgggccagtgttcGGGGTcagcaccagttggaggaacaactg ATTTGGGATATAATGATAATTACATTCCAG tcAGTGAATTAAGCAAAAAATCATAGAATCAGCAACACTTTGCCTTGGCATTTACCAAACCACCAtggccagaaaaaaagaaaagatgaaaaccTCCCCAACTGCAAGATGGTACAATTCCT AAATATGATGAAGACAAATTAAGGGAAGGTCCTAAATGACCATTATGGATGCACCATTCTTTAATGACAACTTCCGAGAGACCATCTGTTTATTTAGCTGCCAGGAGGCAGCCTCCACATAAACCAACCCAACATTCCAAGGGGTATGCTAAAGTACCAAGTACAGAGAAAACTGTATCTCTAGAAGTAG AAGCAGAAACAATTAAGAAAGATTCCAAGAAAGACAGTGATACTAAAGGTGAAGATGTTACAAAAGTTGATGACATAAAAGATAAGAAAGATTCAAAGAAGATCAAGGAGTCAACTACAGaatctgaggatgaaaagaaaGATGCAAAGAAGGATAAGGATGAGAAAAAAGATGCAAAGAAATCCAGTGAGAAAAGTGATGAATCACAGGAAAAGAAAGATGCAAAGAAAGATGCAAAGAAGAAGGAGAgtaaaaaagataagaaagacGAAAAGAAATCCAGTGAGACAGATAGTGAACCAAAGGATGATACCAAGAAAAAGGCCAAGAAAGAGACTGTCTTAGAAACTGCTGAGGCAAAGAAGAATGCAAAGAAAGATGCAAAGAAGAATGCAAAGAAAGATGCAAAGAAGGGCAAACAGGCCTTAGATAATAATTCAAAAGCATATTTGATGAAACAATGTTAG